The Parcubacteria group bacterium genome includes the window CCGCCTCCGCCAACTGGCGGACGGCGGAATAAATAAACTAAACGTGTAGAATATTTTTGAGATTCAATTTTGGACATGGGTGCAATTCCCATCAACTCCACAAAAATTAAAAAATAATATTGATCCAATTTGTCCCATCGGACTTATCGGTTCTATCCAAATTTATACGCAGAGTTTTTAGACCAAGACAAAAAATAGCGAGGGATCCTCATGCACTCCGGATTAATGAATTTATCAGAGTTCCGCGAATAATGCTTATTGACGATCAAGGAAACAACTTGGGCGATATGGAAACGTGGAAAGCTTTGGAAATTTCCAAGGAGCGCGAATTGGATTTAGTTGAAGTCTTTCCTAAAGCTGTTCCTCCTGTTTGCAAAATAATGGACTACGGAAAGCACCAGTACCAGCAATCAAAGCAAACTCGTTTGGCTCAGGCCAAACAAAAGAAAGTTGAGCTTAAGGGAATTCGAATAGGACTCAAAATTGGAGAGCATGATTTAAATTTCAAAAAAGAACAGACTGACAAATTTTTAAGCAAAGGGAATAAAGTCAAAATAGAACTGGTCCTCAAGGGAAGAGAAAAAATGCACCGAGACCTCGGCAGAAAAAATCTCGAAAATTTCATCTTCCAGATCACCACTCCCCACAAACTCGAAGAGCCGATAAAGGGAACTCCCCAGGGATTCAATGTCATAGTCGCCCCGGAATAAATTAATCACTAAACAATCGCTAATTTAATCACTAAGAATCCCGAAAAATTTTTCGTGACAATTCGAGAAATGTTTCGCGTTTGTTTAGTGATTTATATCATCATGAAGCAAAAGACCAAAAAATCAGTAATCAAAAAAGTCAAAATTACCAAGAATGGAAAGGTCATAGTCAGACATTCCGGACAAAATCATTATAATACGCGAGAAACCGGAAATTTTAAAAGGAAAAAGCGAAGAGACATCAGACTCTTTAGAACTGACGAAAAAAACATAATCAAAGGATTGCCGAACTTATAATATAATTACTAAACAATCACTAAACTTATCCCGAAAAATCACTAAATTTTTTCGCGATAATTCGAGAATGTTTTCGTGTAAGTTTAGAGATATACATATATGCCAAGAGTAAAACGCGGAGTGACCGCTTCCAAAAGAAGAAAGAAAGTAATAAAAATAGCCAAAGGCTACAAATGGAGAAGAAAAACCAACTATATAGCCGCTAAAGAAGCTGTCATTAAGGCTGGAAAATACGCCTATCGAGACAGACGTACCAAAAAAAGAACCAACCGATCCCTTTGGATTGTCCGCCTCAATAACGCCCTCAAAGAAAACGGCCTGCGCTACAATCTTTTCATCAAGCTTCTAAAGGACAAAAAAATAGAACTCGACCGAAAAGTTTTATCGCAACTTGCCATTGAAAGTCCGGAAGCTTTTAAGAAA containing:
- the infC gene encoding translation initiation factor IF-3; its protein translation is MIQFVPSDLSVLSKFIRRVFRPRQKIARDPHALRINEFIRVPRIMLIDDQGNNLGDMETWKALEISKERELDLVEVFPKAVPPVCKIMDYGKHQYQQSKQTRLAQAKQKKVELKGIRIGLKIGEHDLNFKKEQTDKFLSKGNKVKIELVLKGREKMHRDLGRKNLENFIFQITTPHKLEEPIKGTPQGFNVIVAPE
- a CDS encoding 50S ribosomal protein L35, with translation MKQKTKKSVIKKVKITKNGKVIVRHSGQNHYNTRETGNFKRKKRRDIRLFRTDEKNIIKGLPNL
- the rplT gene encoding 50S ribosomal protein L20, whose translation is MPRVKRGVTASKRRKKVIKIAKGYKWRRKTNYIAAKEAVIKAGKYAYRDRRTKKRTNRSLWIVRLNNALKENGLRYNLFIKLLKDKKIELDRKVLSQLAIESPEAFKKFVESVK